In one window of uncultured Acetobacteroides sp. DNA:
- a CDS encoding carboxypeptidase-like regulatory domain-containing protein codes for MGFGYSAVAERLSYSFKKKTLSGVLERISADNHVKIAFDAQLADKHKVDGVFREASFDELLKSVLASSSFEMERIGAVYVVKPRRNDSRGVGYEVAVVKPTVELPRFKIWGTVVDQETGEKLPYAYIYTQDKKYAVTANAEGYFNLILPSSTPVTLCISYLGFEKKCVEVIPETRAGMLSINLDRANAVLSSVVVTQKQNYLVQIPNIAGKSTLNPRAASGVPALNPLDFTPSLQMLPGIDGTTESAADLSIRKSPSSQTQVLFDGFTIYHINHFLGRLSAFNTKAIKDIQIFKGGFDARYGGTASSVIEITGKSGNRYKPIFSVGVDPLSVDVSAEVPIGRKLSLVVAARRSYTDVYQTSLYSKLFDKLRNDIAEISLKDISSYNEKYSPKYHFLDLHSKLTYSPDSTQNLSLSVYGGEDNMDLLSDKKRLLLSEGSDIDNQGVGFKWSKQVGNKYFLRTSLGYSSYLLNFTHLNVSRNATLAEVARRYSALHNQLKDFTAKVECEYRFLPSAGIIAGSVFSNQNSTYSFKNYRSNQANVLIDMAKRVGSDGTSAVGYVLLDVGKGWLKTFTPGLRVTYFSPTKKAYVEPRAQISVEVAKGLIVKMAAGRYLQFINSVPMPFIGDYTSYWAVANGDSLPVISSNHFIVGFTYDATSRLQFDVESYFKRTKGLVSQVLLPSLVNQKYKLRQLSFYNSNDILGVDVLAKYLYPKGQVALAYSISQSTVFSKNLKVDDSYPANNDQEHEFKAFASHKVGRLNFSAAWIYGSGKPWDELALYNNLKVVPDYERNSRRLGSYHRLDLSASYEQRIGYSLLSVTASIFNVYDKNNEIMRPYGFSNTSLQDVSQGKSPLIYNDIYGLRFTPSLYLNLTF; via the coding sequence TTGGGATTTGGATACTCTGCGGTTGCCGAGAGGTTATCCTACTCGTTTAAGAAAAAAACGCTTTCGGGAGTTCTCGAAAGAATAAGTGCCGACAACCATGTTAAGATTGCTTTTGATGCTCAACTTGCCGATAAGCATAAGGTAGATGGTGTCTTTAGGGAGGCTTCATTTGATGAGCTGCTGAAGTCTGTTCTTGCATCAAGCAGCTTCGAAATGGAGCGTATTGGTGCAGTATATGTGGTAAAACCTAGACGGAATGATTCTCGGGGTGTTGGGTACGAGGTTGCTGTCGTAAAACCGACTGTAGAACTGCCCCGGTTTAAAATTTGGGGAACTGTTGTTGATCAGGAAACAGGAGAGAAACTTCCCTATGCCTACATCTATACTCAAGATAAGAAGTATGCTGTAACAGCAAATGCCGAAGGCTATTTCAATCTTATTTTACCATCTTCAACACCTGTCACACTCTGTATCTCCTATTTGGGTTTCGAAAAGAAGTGCGTTGAGGTAATTCCTGAGACAAGAGCAGGAATGCTTTCAATTAACCTCGATCGGGCAAATGCAGTGCTAAGTAGCGTTGTGGTTACCCAAAAGCAAAACTATTTGGTGCAGATACCTAATATTGCGGGTAAAAGTACGCTAAATCCGAGGGCTGCTTCTGGTGTTCCTGCTTTAAATCCTCTTGATTTTACTCCATCCCTTCAAATGCTTCCCGGTATTGATGGCACAACTGAGTCGGCGGCAGATCTGAGTATTCGTAAATCGCCATCATCGCAAACACAAGTTCTTTTTGATGGCTTTACCATTTATCATATCAACCACTTTTTGGGACGGTTAAGCGCTTTTAATACTAAAGCAATAAAGGATATTCAGATTTTTAAAGGTGGTTTTGATGCGCGTTATGGGGGGACTGCATCATCTGTCATAGAAATTACAGGAAAGTCTGGTAATCGATATAAACCGATTTTTAGTGTTGGGGTTGACCCTCTTTCGGTTGATGTTTCTGCTGAGGTTCCTATTGGTAGAAAGTTAAGTTTGGTAGTTGCTGCTCGCCGATCTTATACAGATGTTTACCAGACTTCACTTTATAGTAAACTCTTTGATAAGCTTAGGAACGACATTGCAGAAATTTCATTGAAGGATATTTCTAGCTATAACGAGAAGTATTCTCCCAAGTATCATTTCCTAGACTTGCATAGTAAACTTACCTACAGTCCAGATTCGACGCAAAACTTATCACTGTCTGTATATGGAGGAGAGGATAATATGGACTTACTGTCCGACAAAAAGCGCCTTCTTCTTTCGGAAGGGTCAGATATAGATAATCAAGGAGTCGGCTTTAAATGGAGCAAACAGGTGGGTAATAAATACTTTTTGAGAACATCTTTAGGGTATTCGTCCTACCTGCTGAATTTTACACACCTAAATGTCTCTCGTAATGCAACGCTAGCTGAGGTTGCTCGTAGGTATAGCGCTCTTCATAACCAATTAAAAGACTTTACAGCAAAGGTTGAATGCGAATATCGATTCTTGCCATCTGCCGGGATTATTGCAGGAAGCGTTTTTAGCAATCAGAATAGTACCTACTCTTTCAAGAATTACAGGAGCAACCAAGCAAATGTTCTTATTGATATGGCTAAAAGAGTCGGCTCAGACGGAACCTCTGCGGTAGGATATGTTCTTTTGGATGTTGGGAAAGGCTGGCTAAAAACCTTTACACCGGGTTTGAGGGTTACCTACTTTTCTCCTACAAAGAAGGCTTATGTAGAGCCTCGTGCGCAGATTAGCGTTGAAGTTGCCAAGGGGCTGATTGTTAAAATGGCAGCAGGACGTTACCTTCAGTTTATAAACAGTGTTCCAATGCCATTTATTGGCGATTACACCAGCTACTGGGCTGTTGCTAATGGTGATAGTTTGCCTGTTATTTCTTCCAACCATTTTATTGTAGGATTTACCTACGACGCAACAAGTAGGCTGCAATTTGATGTCGAATCTTATTTTAAACGAACCAAAGGGTTGGTGTCTCAGGTTTTGCTTCCTTCTTTGGTGAATCAGAAGTATAAACTTAGGCAGCTTAGTTTCTACAACTCGAATGATATTTTAGGAGTGGATGTGTTAGCCAAGTATTTATATCCGAAAGGACAGGTCGCGCTGGCTTATAGCATCTCGCAGTCAACCGTGTTTTCGAAGAACCTAAAAGTTGATGATAGCTATCCCGCAAATAATGATCAAGAGCACGAGTTTAAGGCATTTGCATCTCACAAGGTTGGGCGTCTAAATTTTTCGGCAGCATGGATATATGGCTCAGGGAAACCTTGGGATGAACTGGCGTTGTATAATAACCTAAAGGTTGTGCCCGATTACGAAAGGAATAGCCGTAGACTTGGTTCGTACCATCGGCTCGACTTGTCTGCCTCTTATGAGCAAAGAATAGGGTACTCATTACTTTCCGTTACCGCCAGCATTTTTAACGTATACGATAAAAATAATGAGATTATGCGTCCCTATGGTTTTAGCAATACCTCGTTACAGGATGTTTCACAGGGAAAATCTCCGTTGATTTATAACGATATCTATGGGCTGAGATTTACACCTTCGTTGTACCTTAACTTGACATTTTAG
- the gdhA gene encoding NADP-specific glutamate dehydrogenase, protein MDVKKIMADLEQKHPGEKEYLQAVHEVLESIEEVYNQHPEFEAAKIVERIVEPDRIFTFRVTWVDDAGNVQTNLGYRVQFNSAIGPYKGGLRFHKAVTPSMLKFLGFEQTFKNALTTLPMGGGKGGSDFDPVGKSNAEVMRFCQAFMLELWRIIGNDTDVPAGDVGVGGREIGYLYGMYTKLAREYNVGVLTGKGTNWGGSLIRPEATGYGALYFVQHMLHKAGKDIKGKTVAVSGFGNVAWGAAQKATELGAKVIAVSGPDGVCHIPAGMTNDMIDYLLELRASNNNIVAPMAKKFSGITFTAGKKAWSVKCDIALPCAFQNECDGNDAKDLLANGTWCVAEVSNMGCTPEAIKAFQDAKIMFAPGKAVNAGGVATSGLEMTQNAMHISWTEAEVDAKLHQIMESIHEACVKYGTKKDGSVNYVDGANIAGFMKVASAMLEQGLI, encoded by the coding sequence ATGGACGTAAAAAAAATCATGGCCGATCTTGAGCAGAAACATCCTGGTGAAAAGGAGTATCTTCAAGCAGTTCACGAAGTGTTAGAATCTATAGAGGAAGTTTACAACCAACATCCAGAATTCGAAGCCGCCAAAATCGTAGAAAGAATTGTAGAGCCAGACAGAATCTTTACTTTCCGTGTTACATGGGTTGACGATGCTGGTAACGTTCAAACCAACCTAGGTTATCGTGTTCAATTCAACTCTGCAATTGGACCTTACAAAGGTGGTCTTCGTTTCCATAAGGCAGTTACCCCTTCAATGCTTAAGTTCTTAGGTTTTGAGCAAACTTTCAAAAACGCTTTAACTACCCTTCCTATGGGTGGTGGTAAAGGTGGTTCAGATTTCGATCCAGTTGGAAAATCGAATGCTGAAGTAATGCGTTTCTGCCAAGCTTTCATGCTTGAATTGTGGAGAATCATTGGTAATGATACTGACGTTCCTGCTGGTGACGTAGGCGTTGGTGGTCGTGAAATCGGCTACTTGTATGGTATGTATACCAAGCTAGCTCGCGAGTACAATGTTGGTGTATTAACTGGTAAGGGTACCAACTGGGGCGGTTCACTAATCCGTCCAGAGGCGACTGGTTATGGTGCATTGTATTTTGTACAGCATATGCTACACAAAGCAGGTAAGGATATTAAGGGCAAAACTGTAGCTGTTTCTGGTTTTGGTAACGTAGCTTGGGGTGCTGCTCAAAAGGCAACTGAGTTAGGAGCTAAGGTTATTGCAGTTTCTGGTCCTGATGGTGTTTGCCATATTCCTGCAGGTATGACCAACGACATGATTGATTATTTGCTTGAGCTACGTGCTTCAAATAACAATATTGTTGCTCCTATGGCTAAGAAGTTTAGCGGTATTACCTTTACTGCTGGTAAGAAAGCTTGGAGCGTAAAGTGCGATATCGCTCTTCCATGTGCTTTCCAAAACGAATGTGATGGAAACGATGCTAAGGACCTTCTTGCTAATGGTACTTGGTGTGTTGCTGAGGTTTCTAACATGGGTTGTACCCCAGAAGCTATCAAGGCTTTCCAAGATGCAAAGATTATGTTTGCTCCTGGTAAGGCAGTAAATGCTGGTGGTGTTGCAACTTCAGGTCTTGAAATGACTCAGAATGCAATGCATATCAGCTGGACTGAGGCTGAAGTTGACGCAAAGCTACATCAAATCATGGAAAGCATCCACGAGGCTTGCGTTAAGTATGGTACTAAGAAAGACGGAAGTGTTAACTACGTTGATGGTGCTAATATTGCAGGTTTCATGAAAGTTGCTAGCGCTATGCTAGAGCAAGGGTTGATCTAG
- a CDS encoding VOC family protein, with translation MKRVTGIGGIFFKCKDPKRMKEWYRAHLGLDTDDYGTNFEWRQGGNPALKGFTQWSPFAGETTYFDPSGSDFMVGYRVENIEELVELLRAEGVTVLDAIEAFEYGKFVHILDLEGNKVELWEPNDEEYDKIVVGRTL, from the coding sequence ATGAAGCGCGTTACCGGTATAGGCGGCATCTTCTTTAAGTGTAAAGATCCGAAGCGAATGAAGGAGTGGTACCGGGCACATCTGGGGCTCGATACCGACGACTACGGCACCAACTTCGAGTGGCGGCAGGGGGGCAACCCCGCCCTCAAGGGCTTTACCCAATGGAGCCCGTTTGCCGGCGAAACCACCTACTTCGACCCGTCGGGTAGCGACTTTATGGTGGGCTACCGAGTGGAGAATATAGAGGAGTTGGTGGAGCTGCTAAGGGCCGAGGGGGTGACGGTGCTTGATGCCATAGAGGCGTTTGAGTACGGTAAGTTCGTTCATATCCTCGATTTGGAGGGCAACAAGGTGGAGCTCTGGGAGCCCAACGACGAGGAGTACGACAAGATTGTTGTAGGTCGCACCCTGTAG
- a CDS encoding serine hydrolase domain-containing protein: protein MRKRFVALALLAGPLAGMAQLQPAIDSVVKKDQLMGISLLTYAKGRVTGTYHSGLRDYERSLPVTDSTLFRIASLSKLVTTTGLMVLYDQHRFKLDDDVSRYLGFTLRNPNFPEVPITFRMLMSHTASLNDGDGYDRFLGDIYSTPGAIPSVKELLLPSGRYYTPNMWLAHRPGSYFTYCNANFGIIATLIERISGQRFDLYMREKILDPLGITGGYNVAEIGSIGNVAAIYRNKDGWKTQVDGYHGQRPSPRNLSGYELGTNGFLFGPQGGLRISALDLAKVMQLHLNGGAYAGKRLLRRSTIALMHTPQWRYNGTNGDTNGGMFQCWGLSVQLVTNTPKGDVAIEGIPLMGHAGDAYGLISGLYFEPKRGIGFVFMTNGTVGGANPGARTGYFALEEDIFRAVAPYFRSLK from the coding sequence ATGAGAAAAAGATTTGTTGCCTTGGCCCTTCTTGCGGGGCCTTTGGCCGGCATGGCGCAGCTGCAGCCGGCCATCGACTCGGTTGTGAAGAAGGACCAGCTCATGGGCATTAGCCTGCTGACCTACGCCAAGGGCCGGGTTACCGGCACCTACCACTCCGGCCTACGCGACTACGAGCGCAGCCTCCCGGTGACCGATAGCACCCTGTTCCGCATCGCATCGCTCTCCAAGCTGGTAACCACCACGGGACTGATGGTGCTCTACGACCAGCATCGCTTTAAGCTCGACGATGACGTTAGCCGCTACCTGGGCTTTACGCTTCGCAACCCCAACTTCCCCGAGGTGCCCATCACCTTCCGCATGCTGATGTCGCACACGGCCAGCCTGAACGACGGCGATGGGTACGACCGCTTTCTGGGTGATATCTACAGCACCCCAGGGGCAATTCCGTCGGTAAAGGAGCTGCTGCTCCCCAGCGGCCGCTACTATACCCCCAACATGTGGCTGGCGCATAGGCCCGGTAGCTACTTTACCTACTGCAATGCCAACTTCGGAATTATCGCCACGCTTATCGAGCGCATCAGCGGGCAGCGATTCGACCTGTACATGCGCGAAAAGATATTGGATCCGCTGGGGATTACCGGGGGGTACAACGTGGCCGAAATTGGCAGCATCGGTAACGTTGCCGCCATCTACCGCAACAAGGACGGGTGGAAGACGCAGGTTGATGGCTACCATGGGCAACGCCCAAGCCCCCGCAACCTTTCGGGGTACGAGCTGGGCACCAACGGCTTCCTGTTTGGGCCACAGGGCGGCCTGCGCATCTCGGCGCTCGATTTGGCCAAGGTTATGCAGCTGCACCTTAACGGCGGAGCCTACGCGGGGAAGCGCCTCCTTAGGCGCAGCACCATTGCGCTTATGCATACGCCCCAGTGGCGCTACAACGGCACGAATGGCGACACCAACGGCGGGATGTTCCAATGCTGGGGGCTTAGCGTTCAGCTGGTAACCAACACCCCCAAAGGCGATGTCGCCATCGAGGGGATTCCGCTGATGGGCCATGCCGGTGACGCCTACGGCCTAATCTCGGGCTTGTACTTCGAGCCTAAGCGGGGGATTGGCTTCGTATTTATGACCAACGGTACGGTGGGCGGGGCTAACCCTGGCGCGCGTACGGGGTATTTTGCGCTCGAAGAGGATATCTTTAGGGCGGTAGCTCCCTACTTTAGGTCGCTGAAGTAG
- a CDS encoding RNA polymerase sigma-70 factor, which translates to MVLIQQDKETWFKSVFDDYYDSIRRFLYFRCGDIDLSEDIAQEVFIKLWDIRDTIREESTLSLLYTIAANLLKNHHKHQKVVLNFQKNTTKSDVNAEEADHPMREQEMKERLERVLSDMPEKCRIPFLMSRIEDLTYSEIAQRLDLSVKAVEKRMKEALDFVRNKLEYKI; encoded by the coding sequence ATGGTGCTGATACAGCAAGATAAGGAAACTTGGTTTAAATCTGTATTCGACGACTACTACGATAGCATTCGAAGGTTTTTGTATTTTCGGTGTGGAGATATTGACTTGTCTGAGGATATTGCCCAAGAGGTTTTTATTAAGCTATGGGATATTCGCGATACTATTCGCGAAGAATCCACCCTGTCGTTGCTTTATACCATTGCAGCCAATCTTCTAAAAAATCACCACAAGCATCAGAAAGTGGTGTTGAATTTCCAAAAAAATACGACGAAGTCAGATGTAAATGCCGAGGAAGCTGATCATCCGATGCGCGAGCAGGAGATGAAAGAACGCCTCGAACGAGTTTTGTCTGATATGCCAGAAAAGTGTCGAATCCCATTTCTTATGAGTAGGATTGAAGACCTTACCTACTCCGAAATTGCCCAGAGGCTTGATCTTAGCGTTAAGGCGGTAGAAAAGAGGATGAAGGAGGCACTGGATTTTGTTCGTAATAAGTTGGAATACAAAATTTAA
- a CDS encoding PEP/pyruvate-binding domain-containing protein, translated as MIDPVKLGKDLSPFNIEFADTSFHKLMQRRIHKVLLICSSYDAFILEEDGRIEEQLFKEYVSLNLRYPPNFCKVSSGQEALDRLKTESFDLIISMLNIGEMDIFSLSHTFKEIDPDTPIVVLTHFSREVSMKMEKEDLSAIDYVFCWLGNADLLLAIIKLIEDKMNADNDLMGIGVQAIILVEDSVRYYSSYLPNLYKVVLNQSRHFVRETVNEQQQNLRMRGRPKILLATTYDEAMALYSKYKNNLLGVVSDVSFKVNHRRDSKTRAGITLCKVIRREDPYMPFIFQSSDLNNKSIADELGTGFIHKYSKTLLHELGEYVREYFFFGSFKFVDPVSKEVIYEAHNLKTLCEALMNIPDESLYYHASHNHLSKWLFARALFPIAELFKSLQATDFADMGALREYVSTAITQYRLETGRGVIGKFNRNDYNELLQISRIGDGSLGGKARGLAFIDTMLKKYNLFNKYEGVIINIPRSTIISTDFFDQFMEENKLYSYARTEEPDAKILKRFIKAKLPTELVEDLREFVRNVKNPIAVRSSSKLEDSYYQPFAGIYSTYMIPRVEDDEECLHMLLQAIKSVYASVFYASSRGYIFATSNVLDEEKMGVVLQEVCGTKHENLYYPTFSGVARSINFYPLGVESSHDGVASIAFGLGKFIVDGGMTMRFSPKHPKHLLQLSTPQMALRDTQRMFYALDLDPAAFTISTDDGVNLQRLEIDTKSDYEGMQHVASFYDLQNDMVRDYYQPTGWRIISFAKILKYGTFPLAEILDELLALCQKEMNSPIEIEFAVNFDVEPGQPKIFNFLQIRPIVENEEMEDLQIGQMSPDDALIYSNSALGHGVMEGIRSVVYVKPEAFDSTYTRQIADDLEKINKTYKDKGEYYVLVGPGRWGSSDPWLGIPVKWPQISEARLIVECGLQNFRVDPSQGSHFFQNITSFRVGYFTINPFMNDGKFDVSILDSLPATFENKYIREVTLEKPLTIIIDGRNNKGIVNL; from the coding sequence ATGATTGATCCCGTTAAGCTGGGCAAAGACTTAAGCCCTTTCAACATAGAGTTTGCCGATACCTCGTTCCACAAGCTCATGCAGCGCCGCATCCATAAGGTGCTGCTCATTTGCAGCAGCTACGATGCCTTCATCTTGGAGGAGGATGGGCGAATCGAGGAGCAACTCTTCAAGGAGTACGTCTCGCTGAACCTCCGCTATCCGCCAAACTTCTGCAAGGTGAGCTCGGGGCAGGAGGCGCTCGACCGGCTTAAGACGGAGTCGTTCGACCTGATTATCTCGATGCTAAACATTGGCGAGATGGATATCTTCTCGCTGTCGCATACCTTCAAGGAGATAGATCCCGACACGCCCATCGTGGTGCTCACCCACTTCTCGCGCGAGGTATCCATGAAGATGGAGAAGGAGGACCTCTCGGCCATCGACTACGTTTTCTGCTGGCTGGGTAACGCCGACCTGCTCTTGGCCATCATCAAGCTGATCGAGGACAAGATGAACGCCGACAACGACCTGATGGGGATCGGCGTTCAGGCCATCATTCTGGTGGAGGACTCCGTTCGCTACTACTCCTCGTACCTGCCCAACCTGTACAAGGTGGTGCTCAACCAGTCGCGCCACTTCGTTCGCGAAACGGTCAACGAGCAGCAGCAAAACCTGCGCATGCGTGGGCGCCCAAAGATTCTGCTGGCCACCACCTATGACGAGGCCATGGCACTCTACTCCAAGTACAAGAACAACCTGCTGGGCGTGGTGTCGGACGTAAGCTTCAAGGTAAACCACCGCCGCGACTCCAAAACACGGGCGGGCATTACGCTCTGCAAGGTAATCCGCCGCGAGGATCCCTACATGCCGTTCATCTTCCAGTCGTCCGACCTCAACAACAAGAGCATTGCCGATGAGCTGGGGACTGGCTTTATCCATAAGTACTCGAAGACGCTCCTGCACGAGCTAGGCGAATATGTGCGCGAGTACTTCTTCTTTGGCAGTTTCAAGTTTGTCGATCCGGTATCCAAGGAGGTGATCTACGAGGCCCATAACCTGAAGACGCTCTGCGAGGCGCTCATGAACATCCCCGACGAGTCGCTCTACTACCATGCCAGCCACAACCACCTTAGCAAGTGGCTCTTTGCGCGGGCGCTATTCCCCATTGCCGAACTCTTCAAAAGCCTTCAGGCAACCGACTTTGCCGATATGGGGGCGCTACGCGAGTACGTATCCACCGCTATTACCCAGTATAGGCTGGAGACGGGTAGGGGCGTAATCGGCAAGTTTAACCGCAACGACTACAACGAGCTGCTGCAGATATCGCGTATCGGCGACGGATCGCTAGGCGGCAAGGCGCGCGGGTTGGCCTTCATCGATACGATGCTCAAGAAGTACAACCTATTTAATAAGTACGAGGGGGTTATCATCAACATCCCCCGCAGCACGATAATCTCGACAGACTTCTTCGACCAGTTTATGGAGGAGAATAAGCTGTACAGCTACGCCAGAACCGAAGAGCCGGATGCTAAAATCCTAAAACGATTCATCAAGGCGAAGCTGCCTACTGAACTCGTTGAAGATCTTCGCGAGTTTGTGCGTAACGTAAAGAACCCTATCGCAGTTCGCTCCTCAAGCAAACTTGAAGATTCGTACTACCAGCCCTTTGCCGGGATATACAGCACCTACATGATTCCCCGAGTGGAGGATGATGAGGAGTGTCTACACATGCTGCTGCAGGCCATAAAGAGCGTGTACGCTTCGGTGTTCTACGCCAGCAGCCGTGGGTACATCTTCGCCACCTCCAACGTGCTCGACGAGGAGAAGATGGGGGTGGTACTCCAAGAGGTGTGCGGAACGAAGCACGAGAACCTGTACTATCCCACCTTTTCGGGAGTTGCCCGCTCCATTAACTTCTACCCGCTTGGGGTCGAGTCTTCGCACGATGGAGTTGCCTCTATAGCCTTTGGGCTGGGTAAGTTTATTGTTGATGGAGGGATGACCATGCGCTTTTCGCCCAAGCATCCCAAGCACCTGCTGCAGCTAAGCACGCCACAAATGGCCCTACGCGATACCCAGCGGATGTTTTATGCGCTCGACCTAGATCCTGCCGCTTTCACCATCTCCACCGATGATGGCGTAAACCTCCAAAGGCTGGAAATCGATACGAAGAGCGACTACGAAGGAATGCAGCATGTCGCCTCATTCTACGATTTGCAAAACGATATGGTTAGGGACTATTATCAGCCTACCGGGTGGCGGATAATCAGTTTTGCCAAAATATTGAAGTATGGCACATTCCCGTTAGCAGAGATCCTGGACGAATTGCTTGCGCTCTGCCAAAAGGAGATGAATTCTCCCATTGAGATAGAGTTTGCCGTAAACTTCGATGTTGAGCCTGGGCAGCCAAAGATTTTTAACTTCCTACAGATACGGCCCATTGTCGAAAATGAGGAGATGGAGGATTTGCAAATTGGGCAGATGTCTCCTGACGATGCGCTTATCTACTCGAATTCGGCGTTGGGCCATGGCGTGATGGAGGGTATTAGAAGTGTGGTTTACGTGAAGCCAGAGGCGTTTGATTCCACATACACTCGGCAAATTGCCGACGACCTAGAGAAAATAAACAAAACGTATAAGGACAAGGGCGAATACTACGTGCTTGTGGGACCTGGCCGTTGGGGTTCGAGTGATCCTTGGCTGGGGATTCCTGTGAAATGGCCTCAGATATCCGAAGCTAGGCTTATCGTAGAGTGCGGCCTTCAGAATTTCAGGGTCGACCCTAGCCAGGGCAGCCACTTCTTCCAAAATATAACCTCATTCCGCGTGGGGTACTTTACCATCAACCCGTTTATGAACGATGGCAAATTTGATGTTTCTATTCTCGACTCGCTGCCAGCTACGTTCGAAAACAAGTATATACGGGAGGTGACCCTCGAAAAACCGTTGACCATAATTATTGATGGACGGAATAATAAGGGGATCGTTAATCTGTAA
- a CDS encoding FecR domain-containing protein gives MNHKRSDIEDRQRLDEQTEMLLKQFSVPAKRSKEEAWAALNSAIASQPKTKRRWLTPTITWTVAASFALLVAVGSLIMTHTTHVASAKGEHLAVVLPDGSNVLLNSESQLSYQKYMWWRKREVTLKGEGYFKVMKGRRFEVRTGKFVTSVLGTTFNVFARDNEVRVCCFTGKVGVREVTSGSHTILTPGLGVGSDGNTLGSVEKISEKQKGWTKGEFYFTDVPLDDVFAEIERQFNVKVSCAGCENRRYSGYFNDKSLSQALELVCVPMQLEYKVASNGEVEVNPAD, from the coding sequence ATGAACCATAAAAGATCAGATATTGAAGACCGGCAACGCTTAGATGAGCAAACAGAGATGCTGCTAAAGCAGTTCTCCGTTCCAGCAAAGCGTTCAAAAGAGGAGGCATGGGCGGCACTCAACAGCGCTATTGCCTCTCAACCTAAAACGAAGCGTCGTTGGCTTACACCTACGATAACGTGGACGGTGGCTGCTAGTTTTGCATTGCTTGTTGCAGTTGGCTCTCTTATCATGACACATACTACCCATGTTGCTAGTGCAAAAGGCGAACATCTGGCAGTAGTTTTACCCGATGGTTCAAATGTCCTTCTAAATTCAGAATCGCAGCTTAGCTACCAAAAGTATATGTGGTGGCGAAAACGCGAAGTAACGCTTAAGGGTGAAGGCTATTTTAAGGTTATGAAGGGGCGTCGTTTCGAAGTTAGAACAGGAAAGTTTGTAACATCAGTTTTAGGAACAACCTTTAACGTTTTCGCTCGTGATAATGAGGTTCGCGTTTGCTGCTTTACCGGAAAAGTAGGGGTGCGCGAGGTTACAAGTGGCTCTCATACTATACTAACGCCAGGATTAGGAGTTGGTAGTGATGGAAACACTTTAGGAAGCGTTGAAAAGATATCGGAAAAGCAAAAAGGCTGGACAAAAGGAGAGTTTTACTTTACCGATGTTCCACTTGATGATGTTTTCGCAGAAATAGAGCGTCAGTTTAATGTCAAAGTAAGCTGTGCTGGTTGCGAGAACCGACGCTATAGCGGCTATTTTAATGATAAGAGCTTGAGCCAGGCGCTAGAGTTGGTTTGCGTTCCAATGCAACTAGAGTACAAAGTTGCCTCGAATGGCGAGGTAGAGGTAAATCCTGCCGATTAG
- a CDS encoding ABC transporter ATP-binding protein, with protein sequence MDCTKSITISNLRKSFRSPDGYVDVLKGINLEIPAGQIVGYIGPNGAGKSTTVKILSGIIQDFDGVVSILGYDIRTNPIEIKRRIGYIPENAVMYDMLTPMEYLNFVGTLYGLDDDCIEDKADRLLGLFEMGKHANQRMDTFSKGMKQKILLISGMLHNPDIIFLDEPLSGLDANSVIIVKEMVTQLAREGKTIFYSSHIMDVVEKISDRIILINNGNVVADGTMDSLMNGDNQSLERIFAQLTGKEGHQVTAEAIVHAFEK encoded by the coding sequence ATGGATTGTACGAAATCTATTACCATTAGCAACCTCCGCAAATCGTTCCGCTCGCCAGACGGATATGTAGATGTGCTAAAAGGCATCAACCTCGAGATTCCAGCCGGACAAATTGTAGGCTACATTGGCCCCAACGGTGCGGGTAAGAGCACCACCGTAAAGATCCTCAGCGGCATCATTCAGGATTTTGACGGTGTGGTGTCGATTCTGGGCTACGACATCCGCACCAACCCCATCGAGATCAAGCGCCGCATCGGCTACATCCCCGAAAATGCCGTGATGTACGACATGCTTACCCCCATGGAGTACCTCAACTTCGTGGGCACGCTCTACGGCCTCGACGACGATTGTATTGAGGATAAGGCCGACCGCCTGCTAGGCCTCTTCGAGATGGGCAAGCACGCCAACCAGCGCATGGACACCTTCTCGAAGGGGATGAAGCAGAAGATTCTGCTCATCTCCGGCATGCTGCACAACCCCGACATCATCTTCCTCGACGAGCCGCTCTCGGGGCTCGACGCCAACTCCGTAATCATCGTTAAGGAGATGGTCACCCAGCTGGCCCGCGAGGGAAAGACCATCTTCTACAGCTCGCACATCATGGATGTGGTGGAAAAGATCTCCGACCGCATCATCCTCATCAACAACGGCAACGTCGTAGCCGATGGCACCATGGATTCGCTGATGAACGGCGACAACCAATCGCTCGAGCGCATCTTTGCGCAGCTCACCGGCAAGGAGGGGCACCAAGTAACGGCCGAAGCCATCGTTCACGCATTCGAAAAGTAG